A DNA window from Corallococcus soli contains the following coding sequences:
- a CDS encoding amino acid deaminase/aldolase: protein MRDHAYYARALEGRRLPLAFADLDLLEENAAALVRRAGGRPVRLATKSVRCVALLRRVLDGHPGFQGLMCFSADEAVRLRERGFTDLLMGYPIVDPEALAELCRPPAPVTLMVDCQEHVALAARAARRQGARVPLCLDVDLSVDLPGLRFGVHRSPVRTPGDALAVARSIAQEGDVFLAGVMGYEAQLAGVPDAAPHAGAKNLAIRALKRASVGPVRTRRQSVVAALKDAGFPVRFVNGGGTGSLETTREDASVTELTAGSGLYSPALFDGYRGFHHQPAVAFAIPVTRRPGPGLFTLQGGGYVASGAAGADKLPTPYLPEGAKLLPLEGAGEVQTPIAYSGPVPLPLGAPVFFRHAKAGEVCEHFRTLLLISGGRVVDEVPTYRGEWG from the coding sequence ATGCGTGACCATGCCTATTACGCCCGGGCCCTGGAGGGGCGGCGGTTGCCGCTGGCCTTCGCGGACCTGGACCTGCTGGAGGAGAACGCGGCCGCGCTGGTGCGGCGCGCGGGAGGGCGGCCGGTGCGGCTGGCCACGAAGTCGGTGCGGTGCGTGGCGCTGCTGCGGCGGGTGCTCGACGGGCATCCCGGCTTCCAGGGCCTCATGTGCTTCAGCGCCGACGAGGCCGTGCGGCTGCGCGAGCGGGGCTTTACGGACCTGCTCATGGGCTACCCCATCGTGGATCCGGAGGCCCTGGCGGAGCTGTGTCGGCCTCCAGCGCCCGTGACGCTGATGGTGGACTGCCAGGAGCACGTCGCGCTCGCGGCCCGGGCGGCGCGGCGTCAGGGCGCGCGCGTGCCCCTGTGCCTGGACGTGGACCTGTCGGTGGACCTGCCGGGGCTGCGCTTCGGCGTGCACCGCTCCCCGGTGCGCACGCCCGGGGACGCGCTGGCGGTGGCGCGGAGCATCGCCCAGGAAGGGGACGTGTTCCTCGCGGGCGTCATGGGCTACGAGGCGCAGCTCGCGGGCGTGCCGGACGCGGCGCCGCACGCGGGGGCGAAGAACCTGGCCATCCGCGCGCTCAAGCGGGCCTCCGTGGGGCCGGTGCGCACGCGGAGGCAGTCGGTGGTGGCGGCGCTGAAGGACGCGGGCTTCCCGGTGCGCTTCGTGAACGGCGGCGGCACCGGCAGCCTGGAGACCACGCGCGAGGACGCGAGCGTCACCGAACTCACCGCGGGCAGCGGCCTGTATTCGCCCGCGCTCTTCGACGGCTACCGGGGCTTCCACCACCAGCCCGCGGTGGCCTTCGCCATCCCCGTCACGCGCCGTCCCGGGCCGGGCCTGTTCACGTTGCAGGGCGGCGGCTACGTGGCCTCCGGCGCGGCGGGCGCGGACAAGCTGCCCACGCCGTACCTTCCCGAGGGCGCGAAGCTCCTGCCCCTGGAGGGCGCGGGCGAGGTGCAGACGCCCATCGCGTACTCGGGGCCGGTGCCCCTGCCGCTGGGCGCGCCCGTGTTCTTCCGGCACGCGAAGGCGGGCGAGGTCTGCGAACACTTCCGCACGCTCCTGCTCATCTCCGGGGGCCGCGTGGTGGATGAAGTCCCGACCTACCGGGGCGAGTGGGGTTGA
- a CDS encoding LuxR family transcriptional regulator, which translates to MIDLISEDQHLLKELEGLLGAVEPGSEALPAVLAALRDALRAERTAAYGVDVGPDRYHTTFLHGVGFVEPPPVLAELFDASLPPAGSRFGYFDPARPPPAQRNQPVRFSPLGLTETLRALPLAGEGTLWERLGLSEQEWEQARTQLAAHSMNLYRRLGLEHMAQMRVLVCEGETMLGWVGAFRPEPFTEREQRLLHALTPAIQRRMAMDRKLREAGLLGSALGAALEVLGRPAWVVTFSGRVMHTNKAGRARLEQDVQGVTAQVRDCIRSPPGTGPLFSSGPLRTTGLPDHYLVLDPGPPTEPASKLPVLAQRWGLTAREAQVLEHVVQGETNRAIALHLGCAERTVEVHVTHLLNKAQVESRSALISRFFQS; encoded by the coding sequence GTGATTGATTTGATTTCCGAGGACCAACACCTCCTGAAGGAGTTGGAGGGCCTGCTGGGGGCCGTGGAGCCCGGCTCCGAGGCCCTGCCCGCGGTCCTCGCGGCCCTCCGGGACGCCCTGCGCGCGGAGCGGACGGCGGCCTATGGGGTGGATGTCGGCCCCGACCGCTACCACACCACCTTCCTCCACGGCGTGGGCTTCGTCGAACCGCCACCGGTGTTGGCGGAGCTGTTCGACGCGTCGCTGCCGCCGGCGGGGAGCCGGTTCGGCTACTTCGACCCGGCGCGGCCACCGCCGGCCCAGCGCAACCAGCCGGTGCGCTTCTCCCCGCTGGGGCTGACGGAGACGCTGCGGGCCCTGCCCCTGGCCGGGGAGGGCACGCTGTGGGAGCGGCTGGGGCTGAGCGAGCAGGAGTGGGAGCAGGCCCGGACCCAGCTCGCCGCGCACTCCATGAACCTGTACCGACGTCTGGGATTGGAGCACATGGCCCAGATGCGGGTGCTGGTGTGCGAGGGCGAGACGATGCTCGGCTGGGTGGGGGCCTTCCGTCCCGAGCCCTTCACCGAGCGGGAGCAGCGGCTGCTGCACGCGCTGACCCCGGCCATCCAGCGGCGGATGGCCATGGACCGCAAGCTGCGGGAGGCGGGGCTCCTGGGTTCGGCCCTGGGGGCGGCGCTGGAGGTGCTGGGGCGTCCCGCCTGGGTGGTGACGTTCAGCGGCCGGGTGATGCACACCAACAAGGCGGGGCGGGCCCGGCTGGAGCAGGACGTCCAGGGGGTGACGGCGCAGGTGCGCGACTGCATCCGGAGCCCTCCGGGGACGGGCCCCCTGTTCTCCTCCGGCCCGCTGCGCACGACGGGGCTGCCGGACCACTACCTGGTGCTGGATCCGGGGCCGCCCACGGAGCCGGCCTCCAAGTTGCCGGTGCTGGCCCAGCGCTGGGGGCTCACCGCGCGCGAGGCGCAGGTGCTGGAGCACGTGGTGCAGGGGGAGACGAACAGGGCCATCGCCCTGCACCTGGGCTGCGCCGAGCGCACGGTGGAGGTGCACGTCACGCACCTCCTGAACAAGGCCCAGGTGGAGAGCCGCTCCGCGCTCATCTCCCGCTTCTTCCAGTCCTGA
- a CDS encoding metallophosphoesterase — protein sequence MDEALLKKAWARADAAVAKGPHAIPADGRHRTRRVVMGDPQADFERVMSILSLHGLLGGDGGLRPDVCLVSVGDHFDWGPASERERVARSGLALVAWLASHPADQAVLLLGNHDLGRVGELADFTDATFHAAQVEADGLYRGDDTDPAAERAFLARWPGLPSVELAARDFSAWTEEQRAWVEHLLRARRFRVAHAAAESLLVLHAGVTHEDLDVVGLAHGRRADAHAVADALNGVMDRAVAAWTGGPLVLPGLHHPGNATSGEGTGIFYQRPSLQAEDAERVRGTPRRRFDPRRLPLGLTQVVGHTRDKRVRELVSPGPVRDGVLRHLVTDGTRVDYAHGPPPTTGAGEAVMVFTDGAMREGKAEDFQLFDLEARRAVP from the coding sequence ATGGATGAAGCGCTTCTGAAGAAGGCGTGGGCCCGCGCCGACGCGGCCGTGGCGAAGGGCCCGCACGCAATCCCCGCGGACGGGCGCCACCGCACGCGGCGCGTGGTGATGGGGGATCCGCAGGCGGACTTCGAGCGGGTGATGTCCATCCTGTCGCTGCACGGGTTGCTGGGCGGGGACGGCGGCCTGCGCCCGGACGTGTGCCTGGTGTCCGTGGGCGACCACTTCGACTGGGGTCCCGCGTCCGAGCGCGAGCGCGTGGCCCGGAGCGGTCTGGCCCTGGTGGCGTGGCTCGCGTCGCACCCGGCGGACCAGGCGGTGCTGCTGCTGGGCAACCACGACCTGGGGCGCGTGGGGGAGCTGGCGGACTTCACCGATGCGACCTTCCATGCCGCGCAGGTGGAGGCGGACGGGCTCTACCGGGGCGACGACACGGACCCGGCGGCCGAGCGGGCCTTCCTCGCGCGCTGGCCGGGACTGCCGAGCGTGGAGCTGGCGGCGCGGGACTTCAGCGCCTGGACCGAGGAGCAGCGCGCGTGGGTGGAGCACCTGCTGCGGGCCCGGCGGTTCCGCGTGGCGCACGCGGCGGCGGAGTCGTTGCTCGTGCTGCACGCGGGCGTCACGCACGAGGACCTGGACGTGGTGGGGCTCGCGCACGGGCGCCGGGCGGATGCGCACGCGGTGGCGGACGCGCTCAACGGGGTGATGGACCGGGCAGTGGCGGCGTGGACGGGCGGGCCGCTGGTGCTGCCGGGCCTGCACCATCCGGGCAACGCGACGTCGGGGGAAGGGACGGGCATCTTCTACCAGCGGCCCAGCCTCCAGGCGGAGGACGCGGAGCGCGTACGAGGGACGCCCCGGCGGCGGTTCGACCCCCGGAGGCTGCCCCTGGGGCTGACGCAGGTGGTGGGCCACACGCGCGACAAGCGGGTCCGGGAGCTGGTGTCCCCCGGCCCCGTGCGGGACGGCGTGCTGCGCCACCTGGTGACGGACGGGACGCGCGTGGACTACGCGCACGGCCCGCCGCCCACGACGGGGGCGGGGGAGGCGGTGATGGTCTTCACCGACGGCGCCATGCGCGAGGGCAAGGCGGAGGACTTCCAGTTGTTCGACCTGGAGGCGCGGCGCGCGGTGCCGTAG